GTCTTCACGGCCTTCGTCATCAGCAACGTGGGGCACATCCGCCCCCAGCGCACGCTGCTGGCCTTCGTCTCCGGCATCTTCTTCATCCTCTCGGGTGAGGgacccccagccgcccccccctccccgggcaccccccgcctGCCTCAGGGGCCCTGTATCCCCCGGGACCCCCGTAGCGGCCCCAGggagacccccccgggacccccgtatctgccccgggaccccccatgtctgccccagggacccccccaaccaGGATCCCCCGGATCTGCCCCAGAGACGCCCTTATCTACCCCAGGGATCCCATATttgccccagagccccccaggacccccgtaTCTGCCCCAGGGATCCCCTTATCTGGCCCAGGGACCCCCCATATCTGCCCCAGGGATCCCCCTATgtgccccagggccccccccagggacccccatatctgccccagggacccctgtatctgccccagagccccccaggacccccatatctACACCAGgaaccccccaggacccccatatctgccccaGGACCCCCTTAtctgccccagggacccctgtatctgccccagggccccccccagggacccccatatctgccccagggacccccatatctgccccagagccccccaggatCCCCATATCTACACCAGgaaccccccaggacccccatatctgcccgAGGGACgaaccccaggacccccatatctgccccgGGGACCCCCTTATGTGACCCAGGACCCCTGTATctgccccagggcccccccaggaCACTCGTgtctgccccagggacccccatatctgccccagagccccccaggacccccatatctACACCAGgaaccccccaggacccccatatctgccccagggaccccaccAGGCCCCCCATatctgccccagggacccccccaggacccccttatgtgccccagggacccccgtaTCTGCCCCAGGGATACCCCCAGGACCCCCGTatctgccccagggaccccccaggacaCTCATgtctgccccagggacccccttatgtgccccagggacccccatatctgccccaGGGATCCCCCCAGGACACTCATGTctgccccaggacccccatatctgccccagggacccccgtaTCTGCCCCAGGgatccccccaggacccccatgtctgccccagggacccccttaTGTGCGCCAGGCCCCCCGTAtctgccccagagccccccaggacccccatatctgcccgagggacccccccaggacccccctatGTGCCCCAGGGACCCCTGTATCTGCCCCGGGGCCCCTCCAGGACACCCCGTAcctgcccccggcccccagcagtGACCCTGGCGGGGGTGTcccgtgcgtgtgtgtgtgtccccccccccacgcagGGCTGTCgctggtggtggggctggtgctctACATCTCCAGCATCAACGACGAGGTGATGAACCGGCCCAGCGGCTCCGAGCAGTACTTCCAGTACCGCTACGGCTGGTCCTTCGCCTtcgccgcctcctccttcctcctcaaagAGGTGCGccccctcgcacgcccctcgcacgcccctcgcacGCGCCTCACAGGCCTCGCGcgcccctcgcacgcccctcaCGCGCCTTCAACAAGCCTTACACGCTCCTCACATGcctcgcacgcccctcgcacgcccctcgcacgcccctTGCGCACCTTCAACGGGCCTTACACGCTCCTCACATGCCTCGCAtgcccctcgcacgcccctcgcacacccctcgcacacccctcgcGCACCTTCAACAAGCCTTAAACGCTCCTCACAAGcctcgcacgcccctcgcacgcccctcgcacgcccctcaCACGCGCCTCACAGGCCTCGCGcgcccctcgcacgcccctcaCGCGCCTTCAACAAGCCTTACACGCTCCTCACATGCCTCGCACGCCCCTCACATGcctcgcacgcccctcgcacgcccctcgcacacccctcgcGCACCTTCAACAAGCCTTAAACGCTCCTCACAAGCCTCGCACGCCCCTCACATGCCTCGCACGCTCCTCACAAGcctcgcacgcccctcgcacgcccctcgcacgcccctcaCACGCCCCTCGCGCACCTTCAACGAGCCTTAAACGCTCCTCACAAGcctcgcacgcccctcgcacgcccctcaCACGCGCCTCACAGGCCTCACACACCCCTCGCACGCCCCTCACGCGCCTTCAACAAGCCTTACACGCTCCTCACAAGCCTTGCACGCCCCTCGCATGCCCCTCGCACGCCTCTCAGATGCCTCGCACGCTCCTCACAAGcctcgcacgcccctcgcacgcccctcgtGCACCTTCACCGAGCTTTGCACGCCCCTCACACACCCCCAGacgcccctcgcacgcccctcgtGCACCTTCAACGAGCCTTAAACGCTCCTCACAAGCCTTGCACGCCCCTTGCATGCCCCTTGCACGCCCCTCACATGCCTTACACGCTCCTCACAAGcctcgcacgcccctcgcacgcccctcgcacACTACTCACAAGCCTCACACACCCCTTGCACACCTCTCATGCACCTTCAATGAGCCTCACACGCTCCTCACAAGCCTTGCACACCCCTCGCACGCCCCTGGCACACCCCTCACGTGCCTTTCACACCCCTTGCACACCTTGCACGAGCCTTACACACTCCTCCCAAGCTTTGCACACCCCTCACACGCCCCTCACACACCCCCCGTGCTCCTCCCAAGCCTTGCACacccctcgcacgcccctcgcaTGCCCCTCGCACACCCTTGTGcacccctgtccccgtccctggcAGGGCACAGGCGTGATGTCGGTGTGTCTGCTCGCCCTCGCACGCCCTCGCACGCCGTTATACCCATTTTCACGCCCTCTCACACCATTATACCCATTTTCACACCCTCACACGCCCTCGCACGCCATTATACCCATTTTCACGCCCTCGCACACCCTCTCACGCCCGTCGCCGTCCCGGCAGGGTGCGGGGGTGATGTCGGTGTGTCTGCTCGCCCTTGCACGCCCTCACACGCCGTTATACCCATTTTCACGCCCTCACACACCATTATACCCATTTTCATGCCCTCGCACACTGTTATACTGATTTTCACGCCCTCTCACACCCGTCACCGTCCCGGCAGGGCGTGGGCGTGATGTCGGTGTGTCTGCTCGCCCTCGCACGCCCTCGCACGCCGTTATACCCATTTTCACACCCTCGCACACCCTCACACGCCGTTATACCCATTTTCACGCCCTCTCACGCCCGTCACCGTCCCGGCAGGGCGCGGGCGTGATGTCAGTGTGTCTGCTCGCCCTCACACGCCCTCGCACGCTGTTATACCCATTTTCACGCCCTCACACGCCATTATACCCATTTTCACGCCCTCGCACGCCGTTATACCCATTTTCACGCCCTCTCACGCCCGTCACCGTCCCGGCAGGGCGCGGGTGTGATGTCGGTGTGTCTGCTCGCCCTCGCACGCCCTCGCACGCCGTTATACCCATTTTCACGCCCTCTCACACCCTCGCACGCCCTCTCACGCCCATCGCCATCCCGGCAGGGCGCAGGCGTGATGTCGGTGTGTCTGCTCGCCCTCACACGCTCTCGCACGCCGTTATACCCATTTTCACGCCCTCTCACGCCCTCGCACGCCCTCTCACGCCCGTCGCCGTCCCGGCAGGGCGCGGGCGTGATGTCGGTGTACCTGTTCACCAAGCGCTACGCCGAGGAGGAGCTGTACCGGGCGCCGGCGGGGCTGCTGCGGCCGCGGCTCAGCGCCTGCTCGGGGCTGTCGGGGCAGTTCCTGCAGCCCCGCGCCTGGCCCCGCGCCCGCAGCCCCTCCGACGCCTCCTCCGACGTCTCCATCCAGATGACCCAGAACTACCCCCCCGCCATCAAGTACCCCCAGCACGGCCACCTCTCCACCTCCCCCTGctagggggggcggggggcggggggggacggggacagagggggtgctggggacgggggggacatggggaggatgggggacgtggggacagaggggatgctggggacatgggggacatggggaggatgggggacatgggggacatgggggacatggggaggatgggggacatggggacagaggggacgctggggacatgggggatgtgggggacacgggggacacagggaggatgagggacatggggacagaggggacgctggggacatgggggatgtgggggacacgggggacacagggaggatgggggacgtggggacagaggggatgctggggacacgggggacatgggggacacggggaggatgggggacgtggaggacatgggggacacagggaggatgggggacatggggacagaggggatggtggggacacaagggacatggggaggatgggggacacgggggacacggggaggatgggggacacggggacatccaGGATGCTGGGGACGTAGGGGACGTGGGGaagatgggggacgtggggacagatGGGACATGGGGAGGACACAGTCCATGAGGGACAACGGGGaggacgggggacacggggaggatgggggacacggggacatccaGGATGCTGGGGACGTAGGGGACGTGGGGaagatgggggacgtggggacagatGGGACATGGGGAGGACACAGTCCATGAGGGACAACGGGGaggacgggggacacggggaggacacgggggacgtaggggacacgggggacatggggagaatGAGGGACACGGGAGacatggggaagatgggggacatggggacagatggggacatggggaggacACAGTTCATGAGGGACAACGGGGaggacgggggacacggggaggacaCGGGACGTAGGGGACATGGAGGACACGGGgaggatgggggacatggggacacgggggatgctggggacacgggggacatggggaggacgggggatgtggggacatccAGGATGATGGGGACATTGAGaagatgggggacatggggacaaccatacgctggggacacagggacaacgGGGGACACGAGGAGGGTGGGGACGGAGGGgagcacggggacatgggggacgttgAGGGACGCTGGGGCACCACAGGGTGGTGGCCACGGGCCAGCAGGTGCCACCGGGACCGTGGGGACAATGAGGGCCATGGGGATgacggggacattggggacaccagcGATGGGACaagtggggacactggggacgttGACGCTGGggccaccagggatggggacagctggggctggggacactggggacagctggggccaccagggatggggacagctggggctggggacagctggggacagctggggccaCCAGGGAGGGGGCAACGGggccaccagggatggggactttTGGGGACGAAGACGCTCGGGGACACCCGGGGCTACCAGGAAGAGGACAATGGGACACCAGGGACGGAGACACCGGGGGGATCtctggggttggggacacctgGAGCCACCAGGACCCTGCTGGGGACGAGGCCACCATTGGGGCCGCCACGGCCCTGTCCCATCCTGGCCACCGGCGGCCATCTTACCACGCCAGCCACGGCCAGCGCCGGATGGGACGTCACCTGGTGGCCATTCCGTCCTGCCACTACGGGCCCGGGTGGCTCGGCGGCCATCTTGTCACCTCCACCACGGCCAGCGGTGGGCGGGGTGGGACTTGGCCGCTGTCTCCTCCTGCCACCGCGGCCAGCAAAGGACGTGAGGCGGCTTGGTGGCCACCGCGTCACGCCAACCATGGCCAACGATGGGCGGGATGAGCCTGGGCCGCCATTTTCTCCTGCCGCCGTGGCCAACGATGGGCGGGGTGAGCCTGGGCCGCCATCTTCTCCCGCCACCGTGGCCAACGATGGCCAGGATGCAGCTCCGCCGCCATCTTCCCTGGCCACCGTGGCCAGCATGGCTCGTCAGCCACCTTCTTCTGCCACCACGGCCAACGATGGGTGGGAGGAACCTTGGTGGCCATCTTCTCTTGCCACCACGGCCAACGATGGTCAGGGTGAACCTTGGCAGCCATCTTCTCTTGCCACCACAGCCAATGGTGGTCAGGGTGAACCTTGGCAGCCATCTTCTCTTGCCACCACGGCCAATGATAGACGAGCAACAGCTCGGTGGCCATCTTCTCCTGCCACCGTGGCCAACGATGGACAGATAATGGCTCGGCGGCCATCTTCTCTTGCCACCACGGCCAATGATGGACGGGATACGAGCCGGCGGCCATCTTCTCCCGCCGCCCACGGCTGAGGTGGCTCGGCGGCCATCTTCTCCCGCCACCCACGGCCACCACCAGGCAGGACGTGGCTCGGCCGCCATCTTTATTGCATCCCCATTGACCCCCGGGAGCTGGGGGGACCTCCCAGGAGAAGACCCCGAGAGCgatgggtgggtgggggtgggggggacacacgcagacccaggacacccccccccaggctcttcGCTACTTTTGAGCCCCTTCGGCTTTAGCGATGCttcacacacccacccccccccccaaaatttagGGGTCTTCCCCCGACCCTTGagctctgccccctgcccccccacgtGGCTGGTCCACAATGGGGTCGGCCGCCAGCTCCCGTTAGCACAaattggggggggcggggggggggtgtgtgtccccggacgcctgggtccttgctgggggggggtggggtggatgcCTGGGTCCTTGGGGGGGGTGgtagttttggggggggggggggtggggaagggaagggggagcccggacgcctgggttccctggtctggggggggcggggagaagaaacacccccccccccccaaatttctgTGGCAATAAACGGCTTCCATATgtagcttcccccccccccaaacaaacaaaaaaaaaaaaatagggggggggTCGGGTTAAACACCCCCAAagtggggcagcagtggggggggggggtcccggtgaaggggacccgggggggggcagcagggctgggggagggggggggggccattgagcctccccgctccccccacgggctttttgggggggggtcccccccccgggtttggcccccccccccccgactccgcTGTACGATATGTAAATAGGGATCGATGCGACCTCAATAAAGGATTTCAAATTACCCCCCCCCGTGTGCGTATgtgcgcccccccctcccccccccaaacccacccctgggacccccaaaaacCGCCGGTGCCCCACGGGAACCCCACTGGGGGGAGGGGCAATTAGGGGGCTGAAGTGGcaacggggggggtgggggggcgcaaTTGGGGTCTGGGGGACAAGGGGGTGGATGATGGGGGCAATTATGGGCGGGGGGGGTAATTAAGGGCTGATGGGACAAttaagggctggggggggcaattaagggctggggagggcaatGGGGGGCTGACAGGGTAATTAGTGGCTGGGGGGACAATTAAGAGCTGGGGGGCGCAATtaagggctgggggagggcaaTGGGGGGAACTGATGGGGCAATTAGTGTCGGGGGGGCAATTAAGGGCTGGTGGAAGGCAATGGGGGGCTGACAGGGTAATTAGTGGCTGGGGGGACAAttaagggctggggggggcaattaagggctgggggagggcaaTGGGGGGAACTGATGGGGAAATTAGTGTCGGGGGGGCAAttaagggctgggggggcaatTAAGGACTGGTTGAAGGCAATGGGGGGCTGACAGGGTAATTAGTGTCGGGGGGACAATTAAGGGCTGGGGGGCAATTAAGGGCTGGTGGAAGGCAATGGGGGGCTGACAGGGTAATTAGTGTCGGGGGGGGGACAATTAatgggtggggggggcaccgggagggggcgggagggggggggggggggtcctggaccGCTCTCGGGGGCGTGGCCAGGCGGTTGCTAGGATACCGGCAGCAtcccgtcgccatggcaacctGCCGGCgggagggagcagcccccggctccgcatccccccgccccccccc
This window of the Larus michahellis unplaced genomic scaffold, bLarMic1.1 SCAFFOLD_326, whole genome shotgun sequence genome carries:
- the CACNG7 gene encoding voltage-dependent calcium channel gamma-7 subunit produces the protein MSSCSSRALTLLSSVFGACGLLLVGIAVSTDYWLYMEEGVVLPQNQSTEVRMALHAGLWRVCFFAGREKGRCVASEYFLEPEINLVTENTENILKTVRTATPFPMVSLFLVFTAFVISNVGHIRPQRTLLAFVSGIFFILSGLSLVVGLVLYISSINDEVMNRPSGSEQYFQYRYGWSFAFAASSFLLKEGAGVMSVYLFTKRYAEEELYRAPAGLLRPRLSACSGLSGQFLQPRAWPRARSPSDASSDVSIQMTQNYPPAIKYPQHGHLSTSPC